The Theobroma cacao cultivar B97-61/B2 chromosome 1, Criollo_cocoa_genome_V2, whole genome shotgun sequence genome contains the following window.
ATGAAAGGAGGCAGAGCAAGTACAACTGGACTGATGATCCCAATCCTTTAGATTCTGGGGTACTTGGGTTTGCCAAGCGGTTTCTGATTTGGCACAGCCAGAAGGTCCTGTTTGTTTCATTATTCTATGCGTCTATATCTCCAATTTCTGCTTTTGGATTCTTGTATCTACTTGGCCTTGTCATATGTTCAACTTTACCTAAAGCTTCTCGGATCCCATCCAAATCGTTCTTAGTTTATACAGGATTTCTGATGACAACAGAGTATCTTTATCAGATGTGGGGTAAACAGGCTGGAATGTTTCCAGGGCAAAAGCATTCTGATTTGTCACTCTTTCTGGGTTTCCGTGTATACGAGCTGGGATTTTGGGGTATAGAATCAGGCTTGAGGGGAAAGGTGCTGGTAATTGCTGCATGCATCTTTCAATACAATATCTTCCGTTGGTTGGATAATATGCCAAGTGGTATTTCGAACAAAGGCAAGTGGGAAGAGCCTTGTCCTTTATTTTTGTCAGCAGAGGACACCTTCACCAATGGCTTTATGTCTAATGGGGAAGAAAAGCCATCATCTAGTTTTGGGGCGGTACCTATAAGACAAGACAGAGCAGTAAGTGATTCATGGTCATCTTTGAGCCCTGCTTTTTCTCAAGCACCTCATCCTGTGTCCTCCAAAGCAGGAGGCTCTGAAGTTAGTagctttagaaaattttcatttggaTATTTCTGGGGAAGCACCAAGGAGAGTCATAAATGGAACAAGAAGCGGATCCTTGCATTAAGGAAAGAGAGATTTGAAACACAGAAGGCTctcttaaaaatatatttgaaattctGGATGGAGAACATGTTTAACCTTTATGGCCTTGAGATTAACATGATTGCATTGCTTCTTGCAAGTTTTGCATTGTTGAATGCCATCTCTATGCTATATATTTCATTGCTTGCTGTTTGTGTTCTTTTGAATCGGCGGATTATTCGTAAACTGTGGCCAGTGCTTGTCTTCTTGTTTGCTTCCATCCTCATCCTTGAATATTTTGCCATCTGGAAGAATATGTTTCCTCTGAATCAAAATAAACCAAGCCAGGCTGAAATACATTGCCATGACTGCTGGAGAAGCTCATCTTCATATTTCCAATATTGCAGGAGCTGTTGGCTGGGTATTACTCTCTTAATCTTCTTATTACTTGCAACTTAAATAGGCTAGACAAGCATGACATAGTTTATACTTGCTTTTGGCTGGTAGAAGAAAACTTGACTGATTATTAATGATTCTTATTTTAGCATTAGCCCATCTGTTTTGTTTAGATAGTCATGTTATTCGGTTACTTGGCCATGTCTAACCATTTTGCTGTCGTTAAGAAGCATGGTATATTTGATATGGGCTTTTGGACAAATTTTAGACTGCTTTCTAACTTAGCTTCCATTTGAAGAGTTGGTGGTGTTCCTGTCAATGGTCCATGTTTATCTatctattcattttttttttcatttggttCTATGTGCACTTTAAAGAAGGTTCAATCTAATCTGCTAATAATTTCCCCCTGCAGGACTGATCATTGATGATCCCCGAATGCTTTTCAGCTATTTTGTGGTCTTTCTACTAGCATGTTTCAAACTCCGTGCAGATCACTTGTCCGATTTCTCAGGGTCATCAACATATCGGCAAATGATGTCTCAACGTAAAAATTCATTTGTTTGGCGAGATCTCTCTTTTGAAACCAAAAGCATGTGGACCTTTCTTGACTACCTAAGGCTTTATTGTTATTGCCATCTATTGGACCTTGTCCTTGTATTGATTTTGATTACTGGAACTCTTGAGTATGATATTCTGCACCTTGGTTATCTTGCTTTCGCTCTTGTTTTCTTCCGGATGAGGCTTgaaattctcaagaagaagaataaaatattcaagttCTTGCGTATCTACAACTTCGCAGTCATTGTTCTTTCTCTTGCCTATCAATCTCCTTTTGTAGGGGAGTTCAGTTCTGGGAAGTGTAAGACTGTGAACTATATATATGAGGTCATTGGATTTTACAAGTATGATTATGGGTTTCGGATTACTGCTAGATCTGCAATTGTTGAGATTATCATATTTATGTTGGTATCCCTTCAGTCATATATGTTTTCCTCTCAAGAGTCTGATTATGTGTCACGATATCTGGAAGCAGAGCAAATTGGTGCCATTGTACGCGAGCAAGAGAAAAAAGCTGCATGGAAAACTGCACAGTTACAACAGATTCGTGAATCTGAGGAGAAGAAACGTCAGCGTAACTTTCAAGTAGAGAAAATGAAATCTGAGATGCTCAACTTGCAAATACAGCTTCATAGCATGAACTCAGTTGCAACTCTCAGTGATGTTTCTCCTGATGATGAAGGCCTACGAAGGAGGAGGAGTGCTTCTGTTACTTCAAATAGGGATGTTGTGCCTCCTGATAAAGAGGAAGGCACTCTTGGGAAGCAAGAGCAACTTATTAGAGAGGAGGTATACCCCCTTGAAGCACATGCATATGCTGCTCGTATAAAAGGAGAAAGTCCAGAAGTAGTGCAATCTCCAAAGCACTCAATGGTATATGCACCTTGTGAGATTACTGAAATTGAACATGATGTTGATAGTGCATTTTGTGAtacagagaagaagaaaagccaAGCAAAGGAAAATCCTTTGATTTCTGCAGTACACCTCCTAGGTGATGGTGTTTCCCAGGTACAGTCTATTGGAAATCAGGCAGTTAATAACCTTGTGAATTTCTTGAACATTGCACCAGAAGATTCAGACATGAATGAGCACTCATCTGTCGAGGTTGAGGCATATGATGAGATGGAGAGCCAAAAGATGCAGAATATGTGTTTAAACCGTTCATCCTCTCTGCAATCTGATAAAAGTTCTGATGCTACAAGTTTGCAGCTGGGGAGAATCTTCTGCCATATATGGTCCCAAATGCGGTCTAATAATGATGTTGTGTGCTACTGTTTCTTTGTTCTTGTCTTTCTATGGAATTTCAGTTTGCTTTCTATGGTGTATCTTGCAGCTCTTTTCTTGTATGCTCTATGTGTGAATACCGGCCCGACTTATATCTTCTGGGTTATTATGCTGATTTACACGGAGGTTTATATTTTGCTTGAATATCTGTATCAAATTCTAATCCAGCATTGTGGATTGAGCATTAACTCAGACCTACTCCATGAATTAGGATTTCCTGCTCATGAAATCAAGTCATCGTTTGTTGTGAGTTCGTTGCCTCTATTTCTTGTCTACTTATTTACCCTCTTACAGAGCTCTATAAGTGCAAAAGATGGTGAATGGATGCCCTTTACCGACTTTAACTTACATAGGAGGAGTGCTCATTACAGAACAGAGATTCTTGTGAGCTCTAGCTGGAGTGAAAGAGTATCAAAGTCACTCCAATTTGTAATAAACATGGTGAAACTGGTAATTAGAAGCTTCTGCTGGTACTGGAAATCATTGATACAGGGAGCTGAAACTCCTCCTTATTTTGTTCAAGTGTCAATGGATGTTCACTTGTGGCCAGAGGATGGGATTCAGCCAGAAAGGGTTGAGTCTGGAATAAACCAACTGCTAAGGGTGGTTCATGATGAGAGATGTACTGAAAAGATCCCTAGTCATTGCCCATTTGCTAGTAGGGTTCAAGTTCAAAGCATTGAAAGAAGTCAAGAAAACCCAAACGTGgctttgattgtttttgaggTGGTGTATGCATCTTCTTTGACAGGATGTACCTCAGCAGATTGGTACAAATCACTAACTCCAGCAGCTGATGTGTCAATAGAAATTCTCAGGGCAAAGCGTGCTGGGTTTGTTGAAGAGATGGGATTCCCATACAAAATCCTCTCTGTTATTGGCGGTGGGAAAAGGGAATTCGATCTGTATGCTTACATATTTGTTGCTGATTTGACTGTGTTCTTTTTAGTTGCGATTTTCTACCAATCTGTCATTAAGAACAAGAGCGAATTTCTTGATGTTTATCAGCTAGAAGATCAATTTCCTAAAGAGTATGTATTTATCTTAATGGTAAGTCTAtttcttctttgtcttcttAACCaccttaatttttatacaGTATTTCTCATGGCTTAGTTGTCATTTTCATTGCATTTTGTCATGGGCTATTAGAGCTTTGATATACCATGTTATCTAAATTTCTAACTGGGTCAAATTCTTTCATGCAGATCATCTTTTTCTTGATTGTTGTTGATCGCATACTTTATCTCTGTTCCTTCGCCAcaggaaaaattattttctaccTTTTCAGCCTTGTTCTCTTCACATATTCGATTACAGAGTATGCTTGGCAGATAAAATCTTCCAACCAGAATGCTGGACAGCTAGCACTCCGTGCTATTTTTCTTGCTAAAGCAGTATCTCTAGCACTTCAGGCTGTACAAATCCGACATGGGATTCCTCATAAATGTACCTTGTATCGGCAGTTTTTGACCAGTGAGGTTTCACGGATTAATTACTTAGGCTATAGACTTTATCGGGCTCTACCATTCCTTTATGAATTACGATGTGTACTCGACTGGTCGTGCACAACAACATCTTTGACCATGTATGACTGGCTCAAAGTAAGTCCcgagtttttttttgtttttttaggtttgcattgaaatttatttagttaCCTGCCCTTTTGGATATATGCAGTGACTGATCAAGGACAGATCTTGGCATATCTTTTTATGTAGGTTACATTGGACGTAGGTTTAGGACTTAGAAAGTGGTGGAAACATCCATGTTTACAACCTGTTTGAGTTGCTGGAAAGAAAGGTTAAGTTCCAGTAAATCTGGACTGATTATTTTAGGTTATTGGCTCAATATGAGGAGAGTTTCTAGGGTAACAACATTGGCTTTTGGAGATTTAGAGGAGGAAACAAGGTTTTGGTCATGATTAATTTCAAGAATATTTAAGATGCCTGCATGCGTGTGTGAGTGAGTggggtgtgtgtgtgtgagagagagagggaaatTGGCACCATGCCTTGAAGAAACTAAAGTAGTCAACagtttattgtttctttatttaaaatgctAGTAAAATATGAAGGATACATCAGTAATCTTCACAGACTCTTGGACTATTTACTGTCTTGCAAGGACAATGACTCTAAGTTAGGAAACTACCTAATAAACAAGCAAATAGTCAACTTGAATTGGACAAGGTTCTTGTTTGGTTAGATGCTTAACACAGTATCTAAAACTAGGTTATGCCCCATTTGTTATTTTCTGTTCATTATTTATCGCATTGTATTTGTATTCCTGGTGGTTCATACATCGGTTTTACTTGTAAGCATTAGGCTTACTTGTGAAGAGCAGTGTTAAGTTTTGGTATCCCATATCAGTTAGTGGGGGTTTATTCTGCCTCATATTTAGGTTTTGCCTATACAACATAGACAGGATGCTTGACAGAAGAACCTAAATTAAAACACTAGGCACTAAACTGGAGAAACTTACCCTGATTCTCCAAGGCCAGAGGATGTGTAGAAAATTATAATTCTGCACCAAAACAGGAGATACCAAGCTTGCCAAATTAAAATTAGCATactaagaaaaga
Protein-coding sequences here:
- the LOC18613424 gene encoding piezo-type mechanosensitive ion channel homolog, which translates into the protein MGSFLAGFVLPLLLLTAALINWSLVSLVDLIAFLLIQYTAPKIGFHFRRKYLLQWPVIIFSLLVCLSQAVYLVMWAIDGYKQSVGDAWWMKLIGFMIIQSWKSPTVIYFLVVQLLVVFVALLDIHGTKFGLVPWRYSCWGHFLTAVEHLGSHLRVASCLLLPPIQLVVGISHPSWVSLPFFIGSCVGLVDWSLTSNFLGLFRLWKALQLYAGFNIVLLYVYQLPIEFSHLLQRIADFVGLFKISTASEWPEICSAVSLILFYIMLSYVKCDLEEMDFIMSMRESNLTEQLLPSKHSFFIRESRSGVRHTNVLLRRTVFRTFTINFFTYGFPVSLFALSFWSFHFASICAFGLLAYVGYIVYAFPSLFRLHRLNGLLLVFILLWAVSTYIFNVAFAFLNRNFGKDMEIWEMVGFWHYPIPGLFLLAQFCLGILVALGNLVNNSVFLYSSDEDALSSNNNSAVEVDGETKVFIVATIAWGLRKCSRAIMLALIFVIAMKPGFIHAVYVIFFLIYLLSHNISRKIRQFLILLCEAHFALLYLLQIELISNALEQKGSLSLEIILQLGLLKHDSLWDFLEIALLACFCAIHNHGFEMLFSFSAIVQHTPSRPVGFSILRAGLNKSVLLSVYASPNTSGCHDNASYERRIAAFLSEIGQTFLSIYRSCGTYIALLTILLTVYMVTPNYISFGYIFLLLVWITGRQLVERTKKRLWFPLKTYAIMVFIFVYSLSSFTSFKIWLSSFVDLYFYLGYDPEGSLLDNIWQSLAVLIVMQLYSYERRQSKYNWTDDPNPLDSGVLGFAKRFLIWHSQKVLFVSLFYASISPISAFGFLYLLGLVICSTLPKASRIPSKSFLVYTGFLMTTEYLYQMWGKQAGMFPGQKHSDLSLFLGFRVYELGFWGIESGLRGKVLVIAACIFQYNIFRWLDNMPSGISNKGKWEEPCPLFLSAEDTFTNGFMSNGEEKPSSSFGAVPIRQDRAVSDSWSSLSPAFSQAPHPVSSKAGGSEVSSFRKFSFGYFWGSTKESHKWNKKRILALRKERFETQKALLKIYLKFWMENMFNLYGLEINMIALLLASFALLNAISMLYISLLAVCVLLNRRIIRKLWPVLVFLFASILILEYFAIWKNMFPLNQNKPSQAEIHCHDCWRSSSSYFQYCRSCWLGLIIDDPRMLFSYFVVFLLACFKLRADHLSDFSGSSTYRQMMSQRKNSFVWRDLSFETKSMWTFLDYLRLYCYCHLLDLVLVLILITGTLEYDILHLGYLAFALVFFRMRLEILKKKNKIFKFLRIYNFAVIVLSLAYQSPFVGEFSSGKCKTVNYIYEVIGFYKYDYGFRITARSAIVEIIIFMLVSLQSYMFSSQESDYVSRYLEAEQIGAIVREQEKKAAWKTAQLQQIRESEEKKRQRNFQVEKMKSEMLNLQIQLHSMNSVATLSDVSPDDEGLRRRRSASVTSNRDVVPPDKEEGTLGKQEQLIREEVYPLEAHAYAARIKGESPEVVQSPKHSMVYAPCEITEIEHDVDSAFCDTEKKKSQAKENPLISAVHLLGDGVSQVQSIGNQAVNNLVNFLNIAPEDSDMNEHSSVEVEAYDEMESQKMQNMCLNRSSSLQSDKSSDATSLQLGRIFCHIWSQMRSNNDVVCYCFFVLVFLWNFSLLSMVYLAALFLYALCVNTGPTYIFWVIMLIYTEVYILLEYLYQILIQHCGLSINSDLLHELGFPAHEIKSSFVVSSLPLFLVYLFTLLQSSISAKDGEWMPFTDFNLHRRSAHYRTEILVSSSWSERVSKSLQFVINMVKLVIRSFCWYWKSLIQGAETPPYFVQVSMDVHLWPEDGIQPERVESGINQLLRVVHDERCTEKIPSHCPFASRVQVQSIERSQENPNVALIVFEVVYASSLTGCTSADWYKSLTPAADVSIEILRAKRAGFVEEMGFPYKILSVIGGGKREFDLYAYIFVADLTVFFLVAIFYQSVIKNKSEFLDVYQLEDQFPKEYVFILMIIFFLIVVDRILYLCSFATGKIIFYLFSLVLFTYSITEYAWQIKSSNQNAGQLALRAIFLAKAVSLALQAVQIRHGIPHKCTLYRQFLTSEVSRINYLGYRLYRALPFLYELRCVLDWSCTTTSLTMYDWLKLEDINASLYLVKCDAVLNRAKHKQGEKQTKMTKCCNGICLFFILLCVIWAPMLMYSSGNPTNMANPIKDATFQTDISTGGGRLTLYQTTLCEKLQWDKLNSDVNLDPLNYLDSYNKNDIQLICCQADASILWLVPDVVQRRFIQSLDWDMDMGITSTWLLTRERPKGKEVVKYEKPVDSKDLPERSDVQKVLNGSTNSFRIYNLYPRYFRVTGSGEVRPFEQEVSSVSADLVINHAAFEWWSFHDINSSNVRGCRDLTGPMAIIVSEETPPQGILGDTLSKFSIWGLYITFVLAVGRFIRLQCSDLRMRIPYENLPSCDRLIAICEDIYAARAEGELGVEEVLYWTLVKIYRSPHMLLEYTKPD